The Pongo abelii isolate AG06213 chromosome 20, NHGRI_mPonAbe1-v2.0_pri, whole genome shotgun sequence genome window below encodes:
- the CEACAM5 gene encoding carcinoembryonic antigen-related cell adhesion molecule 5: protein MESPSAPPHRWCIPWQRLLLTASLLTFWNPPTTAQLTTESMPFSVAEGKEVLLLIHNLPQSSIGYNWYKGEMVDANHRIIGYVISNQLTTPGPAYSSRETIYPNASLLIQNVIQNDTGFYTLQVIKSDLVNEEATGQVRVYPELPKPSISSNNSNPVEDKDAVALTCEPGTQDTTYLWWVKNQSLPVSPRLELSNDNRTLTLFNVTRNDRAIYECETQNPVSVRRSDPVILNVLYGPDAPTISPLNTSYRSGENLNLSCHAASNPPAQYSWFVNGTFQQSTQELFIPNITVNNSGSYTCQAHNSDTGLNRTTVTTITVYAEPPKPFITSNNSNPVEDEDAVALTCEPEIQNTTYLWWVNNQSLPVSPRLQLSNDNRTLTLLSVTRNDVGPYKCGIQNELSVDHSDPVILNVLYGPDDPTISPSYTYYRPGVNLSLSCHAASNPPAQYSWLIDGNIQQHTQELFISNITEKNSGLYTCQANNSASGHSRTTVKTIRVSAELPKPSISSNNSNPIEDKDAVVLTCEPEAQDTTYLWWVNNQSLPVSPRLQLSNGNRTLTLFNVTRNDTGAYECGIQNSVSANHSDPVTLDVFYGPDTPIISPSDSSYHSGENLSLSCHSASNPSPQYSWRINGTRQQHTQVLFIAKITSNNNGAYACFVSNLATGRNNSIVKSITVSEDSPPGSSAGVSAGATVGIMIGVLLGVALT from the exons ATGGAGTCTCCCTCGGCCCCTCCCCACAGATGGTGCATCCCCTGGCAGAGGCTCCTGCTCACAG CCTCACTTCTAACCTTCTGGAACCCGCCCACCACTGCCCAGCTCACTACTGAATCCATGCCGTTCAGTGTTGCAGAGGGGAAGGAGGTTCTTCTACTCATCCACAATCTGCCCCAGAGTAGTATTGGCTACAACTGGTACAAAGGGGAAATGGTGGACGCCAACCATCGAATTATAGGATATGTAATATCAAATCAACTAACTACCCCAGGGCCTGCATACAGCAGTCGAGAGACAATATACCCCAATGCATCCCTGCTGATCCAGAACGTCATCCAGAATGACACAGGATTCTACACCCTACAAGTCATAAAGTCAGATCTTGTGAATGAAGAAGCAACTGGCCAGGTCCGGGTATACC CGGAGCTGCCCAAGCCCTCCATCTCCAGCAACAACTCCAACCCCGTGGAGGACAAGGATGCTGTGGCCTTAACCTGTGAACCTGGGACTCAGGACACAACCTACCTGTGGTGGGTAAAAAATCAGAGCCTCCCGGTCAGTCCCAGGCTGGAGCTGTCCAATGACAACAGGACCCTCACTCTATTCAATGTCACAAGAAATGACAGAGCAATCTACGAATGTGAAACCCAGAACCCAGTGAGTGTCAGGCGCAGTGACCCAGTCATCCTGAATGTCCTCT ATGGCCCGGATGCCCCCACCATTTCCCCTCTAAACACATCTTACAGATCAGGGGAAAATCTGAACCTCTCCTGCCACGCAGCCTCTAACCCACCTGCACAGTACTCTTGGTTTGTCAATGGGACGTTCCAGCAATCCACACAAGAGCTCTTTATCCCCAACATCACTGTGAATAATAGCGGATCCTATACGTGCCAAGCCCATAACTCAGACACTGGCCTCAATAGGACCACAGTCACGACGATCACAGTCTATG CAGAGCCACCCAAACCCTTCATCACCAGCAACAACTCCAACCCCGTGGAGGATGAGGATGCTGTAGCCTTAACCTGTGAACCTGAGATTCAGAACACAACGTACCTGTGGTGGGTAAACAATCAGAGCCTCCCGGTCAGTCCCAGGCTGCAGCTGTCCAATGACAACAGGACCCTCACTCTACTCAGTGTCACAAGGAATGATGTAGGACCCTATAAGTGTGGAATCCAGAACGAATTAAGTGTTGACCACAGTGACCCGGTCATCCTGAATGTCCTCT ATGGCCCAGACGACCCCACCATTTCCCCCTCATACACCTATTACCGTCCAGGGGTAAACCTCAGCCTCTCCTGCCATGCAGCCTCTAACCCACCTGCACAGTATTCTTGGCTGATTGATGGGAACATCCAGCAACACACACAAGAGCTCTTTATCTCCAACATCACTGAGAAGAATAGCGGACTCTATACCTGCCAGGCCAATAACTCAGCCAGTGGCCACAGCAGGACTACAGTCAAGACAATCAGAGTCTCTG CGGAGCTGCCCAAGCCCTCCATCTCCAGCAACAACTCCAACCCCATAGAGGACAAGGATGCTGTAGTCTTAACCTGTGAACCTGAGGCTCAGGACACAACCTACCTGTGGTGGGTAAACAATCAGAGCCTCCCGGTCAGTCCCAGGCTGCAGCTGTCCAATGGCAACAGGACCCTCACTCTATTCAATGTCACAAGAAATGACACAGGAGCCTATGAATGTGGAATCCAGAACTCAGTGAGTGCAAACCACAGTGACCCAGTCACCCTGGATGTCTTCT ATGGCCCGGACACCCCCATCATTTCCCCCTCAGACTCGTCTTACCATTCGGGAGAAAACCTCAGCCTCTCCTGCCACTCAGCCTCTAACCCATCCCCGCAGTATTCTTGGCGTATCAATGGGACACGGCAGCAACACACACAAGTTCTCTTTATCGCCAAAATCACGTCAAATAATAACGGGGCCTATGCCTGTTTTGTCTCTAACTTGGCTACTGGCCGCAATAATTCCATAGTCAAGAGCATCACAGTCTCTG